Part of the Chaetodon trifascialis isolate fChaTrf1 chromosome 1, fChaTrf1.hap1, whole genome shotgun sequence genome, GGTCcaaaaagttttttgtttttttctttttaagttaTGGTTGTCAGCACAATATGAAAATGCAATGCTGTGGTTTGTCAGTGTACAGTTCAGGAAACTTAGccactttcttttcttccctcttgcTTGTATCTTACAGAAATACACATTGAACTAAAAATCACTTACACATGGAAAGTTATTGACTTGTTGGATGGTCCATTGATGTTTttaagtttctctctttttttgtttttacattgtttgTGTTATTAAGTTCATTGATAATAAACATTTTACCTTTTGGGTATAACACAGCTTTTTATTGCTCTTATTCTAGTTTGAATTTTAACTTTGATAACAGTTTTCCGAACACATTTATCCTGTGTTGGTATCTTCATGACAAAGTTTACAGTATAGAGAACATCAGCATCGCACTGCAGCTCAAAGACGGGCTTGAAGTATTTTCTGAGGCATttagaaaaacactgcaggctacaatgaaattattaaaataattataAAGATGGTGAACATCTATACAGTCTACACTTGTATTTATAATGTTTTGTCCAAATCGACAGGTTAAGGAATTTTGCATGTTTGGCATTCAAATTTCACCtcttttaaagaaaaatatggAGCAATCACATTAATAGTTGCCAGCCAATCATGACAATCTCGCCAAAATTCTCTGAAAAATTCACGAAACAACTCAATGTTCAGTTTAGAAACACTCAAATTACAGTCAAAATTAAGCTGTTGCAGCTGTATTCATgacagcttgtttttgtttctttaatacCTTGGTGAGAGAATTTTTGACCTCTTCTCAGAACTTGGTACAATTCTTTAGTCATCACATGCAGCTAAAGAGTCTCTCACTAGATGAACCACAGCAGACCGCCCTCACAACAGAAATGAACTGTCTGAAAGCCAAAGTCATATTTCTGATTAGAGCTGAAAGGATTAGTTGAATAATTGATTAGTAAATGAAAAGTTAAACAGTTCAAATGATTGATTGTGGTAGTCCTTTTTCAGACGCCATTCACTTGTTTCTGGCCTCTCAGATGTGAGATTTGCTTCTTATTCTATGTGCTTTTGCttgcttttgttatttttcctgCGTAcgctgtaaagcactttgggtgCGCTACAAATGCGATACAAATACATTTGCcttgctttttctctgtcttttgttaTAATAAATTGAATTTCTtagggttttggactgttgatcaaccaacatttttcactattattcacttttgtgtttgtgtttatgcttATAAATGAAACAGTTGCCAGATTATTAGGTACAACTTGAAAAAACTAATGCAGCCTCAGTCAACAGCCCTGCAATACAGTAAATCTCACCTTCACAAAGgttgaaatgtgcagtttgaaACTCTCTCAGCGAGTTGTTGATGAAACTTAATGCTAATTTTGGAGGCTGTTGAATTGTATTGCATTATACTGACAAGTGTATCTAATATATTGTCCATCCATTTATATCGGTGAGGTGAGACTTAATATTAGGAACTCCTCTCTGCATGACACATCATAATTCAACAGCACTACAGAATCAGACATCTGATTACATCTTTTAAAAAATACTTCTATCAATGTGGGCAGACTGCTTGACTTCCAACATATCTGTTTATTTCTATTATAgctcttattttatttcacttttattattGGGTTATTGTaattttctgattttattttattgcagtcctattatcattattattagtagtagtagtggtagtggagtacagcctccaaaatgacctCCTAATGCTAAGTGGATAAGTTAAAAGACATTATCTAAATCCACTAATAATTATTGATTGATCGTTAATAAAAGCCTGAAAGACAACAGCCAAACCGACTGCAGACCAGCCGTTTGCTCTGTCGAACTGCGGCTGCGCAGTGCAGCTTTGTTTAAGTCGCGCTCTGATGACGTTGCAGCGAGAGGAGGTACGGGTTTGCCACGTCGGTCTCTGTGCAACGCGACACTGTTGCTCCTGAAGCCCAGCTCCAACTTTTAAAACCGTTTTATGCTTTGAACCGGGGAGAAAGCGGCCCCGCAGCATCACCGGTGTCGTCGTGTCTCGTCGCCGCAGCACTGCAGTCGGCTACACTGAAGCTGGAAGGCGGAGAAATGCTCGGTGCTGTCCGGACTCGTCAGGCTGGAAGCCACACAACTAACTGATGCATCCTCGTTCAGCTCACCTCCCCATATGTTGTCGATGTTGTGTGAGTAACTGAGGCTTTACGGAGCTTTTTTGTACACCATCTAGCTTTTAATCCCGCACGCGAACAGCTAGCTACTAGCATACattactgtatttttaatgtctGAGTGAGCTCCGAAGTTTCCGCCGTGGACCAAACGACAACGCTGCCTGATGTCATGATTCAGACAGGCAGGTTTAGTGCAAGTCTTAGCAAGTCTGCCCCAAAAAACAATACCTCCTATCAAAGTGTACCCCTCAGAAAAGTCAGCACAGCCCTGCAAACACACCAACTCCATCCCTCCCGCTTCTTTTAACCTTTCTTGAAAGGACTTGCGGTGTGGCGAAACCTTGAAACGTGTTGCACTtccacaaaatgacaaaataacgCCCTGCAGTCCCTCCACTGCAGCCgatttctctcacacacagttcCTGTTTTTACTTTTGACTTTCAACCGTAACGCTGGTCCCTggtgtgcatttatgtgtgtgttaatgtctgtttcctgttgaaGATTTAATGTTGTTTAACGTTGGAGCTGCACGCTGGcggcagagcagctgcagtgataTTCTCACTCATGTTTCATGAAGCCTTATCGGCATAAAGGAAATGCTGATATACAAAGAGGTTGGATGTTATCTGCCACAGGTTGGTGTTTCACTTTTGAAGCTTATTACTGGCTGATGAAGTGGGGCGggactacttttttttttcttaaaccaGTGATGATAAGATAAATTATTTTACAACAATATCTTATGGAGTCCAGTTACAGCTACACCAGCCAAGAGAGGACTTCACTGAATGGCATTATAGTTCAGGTGGCAGCTTACAATAGTTTCTTTTTGTCCAAAATCCTAAAATATCCACTTCACTGTCAGATGAAATCAGTAACAGGAGCAAACCCTCACATTGTAGAAGCTGGAGGCAGGACGTTGGTTCCAGTTGTGCTTGAAAATTATTAATCGATTACTTAGATCGGCGCAAATTATTCTGTCAGTTGATCGGTTCGGCTCTGTTTTGTAGACAAAAAGTTCAAAGTTTGGAGGGCTGCcgtgcatcaaaaatacatttctttagCAGGATGCAGCCACGgatgtgtttgttgtctttggCCAAATCAATTAGTCCATCGACAGAAAATTTaaatttgcagtgtttgttAGTTGTAGTTTTTCACacgtgaggatttgctgctcttTATCACATACGATAATAAACCAGATTTCCTTAAGCTTTGGATTCTCGGTCAGATAAAACAAGAGTTTGAATAAATGATCCAATGATCAATTTATTGATCATTGGATACTCGTTAGTTGCACTCCTGGGTCTCTGAGCTTCTAGTGCaagtttttgtattttaaaacatcTTGCTGTGTAATAAAACAGCCTGCCAGGATTTCACTTTTGATTAACTTCCACTTTAAATTAATCCTTTTTGTAGTGCGTTAAAAACAATTGGGTTGCAGGTGATAAATTGTTTCATTATTAATCAGAAATATCAGTCAGAGTCCACGATGACATGTTGAGTTTGCGTGTTTTGTTGGACTAATTGTCCAAAACCAAATCATATTCGACTTACAATGACTaaatttacacattttatacattttctTGGATTTAAATGAGTAAATGGCAGTGTCCCCATTTCAGATCTGCCTGAACAGCTTTGTTGCCTTCTCTTCTACGTGCTCTCAACTCAATCCAAAAatgcccccccccaaaaaaaccctAATCATGTGACTGAGCAGTGAAACAGGCTGTGTGTTGCCTCCACAGTGGCCTACAACATGGGTCTCCTCAGGCCAACTGTCCctctttaagataagactttattgatcccagaaATTAGTCGGTACAgtcagcaagtattacaaagacacaaaaacacactattACCGAGGAATTAcagctgctgtaacaagctgccaCTCGCACAGCGCCATCTTGATCATTAACGTCCAAATCATTAACAAGGTTCTGAGCATTTAATTATTTACTGTCAACACTGAAACAGCCAAGTCTTATTCTTCCAAACAGTCGAACATCTGCAGGAACTACACACGACACTGATGTAAAACTGAAATTAGAAaagcagatttgtttggacCACAAACCACATCTTGACAGTTAGTTTTTACGCAAGTGTCTGTCATGTAGAGCTGATTGGTTGTTGGTACAACAGCTGGTTTGACATGCTGAAACAGGAAAAGCTCAGGTGTACTCAATAACAATATAATTAATAACTGCATTCCATGTAGGTGCGtcagtgttgtctttgttgCCTGACTGAAATACCTGACGAGCCATCGTGGATGGCGTtatttcctgctatgacaagctGAAATATGCGAAGAAAGCCTGTTATCAGCATTTACAAATAGTACCTACACGTTTGAAGTTGTAATGTTGGAGTTGAGAAGAGTTTTGGGTGTTTTATTCAGATAGTGTTTCAGCTGACAGGGTGTCACTGTCAGCATCTGATTCTGTATAAAGTGTCTGCTGACAGCTCCAGCACTGACATGTGTGTTagctgctgaatgaatgagtgatgatAGACTCCTCGTTAGTCGTTtctagggttgggcggtaatccggtaataaaGTATCCCGCcatatctaaaaatagcaatggtatcagtttcattaccgtcattaaaaaaaatgctgcgcttataggtctataggggtctaacataattgtagcatcatcataagaaaaatgaagtccactccgtaCTCGAGGAAAGGGTGACGGTGCAAAAGTACGTGTTCAGGATGAACCCGAGCAGtcgtacagatgttttaacaggtatgtccaggcgctgatttaggcgcatctgagcagagtaccgttatcttgtacaagcatacggagaaactcctcagccttttttctgcttgctattgttcttagctctcgtaaaaggacgaaatgcaaataaaacagtaaaataacacttcaggctgctcagcagagtcctctgtgagcgctctgctccttcatgagacggagcggtgaaactaactgcgtggttacgctggtcaatagctcagcgacccgcccacattcaccatagaaacaccaatgacgatccagcaggaagtaacccagagataggttattgcatgaagagcgctccctccactctagaaaccccctcctctttatgtaaacaagcaggaccttcgtgattgatctcaaactaacgcagagtcatagaggagacattagcagcgttttttcgggctggaatataacttttgaccacaaaacagcaaaggtcagacaaactttatgatttagcgaagttttttttgttactcTTTGGCTgttagctcgccgagttttcgtcgcacagtgaggaggaagacatcttcgtgatcatcagactctctgctttcatatgatacccggcttttgaggtttgcgtgaagtggtgaaatcagcagatgccgtacctttgacgtgcgctattttcgtgttttcattacatgcgCACataatttcgtggggtatgaattatgtttcgtttgggtggcaatgcttggcaGAGgattttaactgagtttctccccgtcattctggtatgctacaagttaggactggtgcttcttagcgtgagcattgaccatctgaactgtcacgctgccctgcaaagtcatttttaattagtcacggtaataccgtataccccgggaaaatgtggggaaagtttgacacTAACAAAATTTTGATACCGCCCAACTCCAGTCGTTTCAtgtagtcacacacacagttcatcatTGCCTCTTTAAACATGTCCAGGTGATTGTTTCCCAGTGTGACCTTAAGCAGGCACTCACAAGTCTGATACCGTGGGTAGTTGATATTTGACagctctgtttgctttgttaAGCAATAGTTTGAGAGCAGCCAGGAGTGTTACCACTGCGAAGACTTGGATGTTTCTCTGATCTGGTTGCATTAGTGGACCTGTTTGTATGAAGTGAAACAAGCTAATTACCTCAGGATCTGTACGCTCCGTTGACAGTTTATTAGATGTGCCTAAGTCAACCGAATGCAGTCTAATTCAACAGTCCGGCAATAAATCCTCCATCATGGAGGTTGTAACACTCGGTTTATATTGAGAGGAGGCGTTGATTCAACTGTACGATCACTTTAGAGGCTGTGGTTTGCGGTGGAGCTGTATTGCATTATATTGAAAAAGTTAGACACGCCTCAAATATTAGAAAGTCCTCTCAGTGTAATGCTCATCAATTCAGCAGCGTTACAAACTGCACCCTTAAAATGACCATGAGGTTGACGCCTCGCTAAAACAACTGAcactccaaaacccaaagaaattcagtttactgtcaaaGAAGGCTGAGAAAACCAGGAAGTGTTTCTAATTATTATATGTAAGAATATAAACACAACCTCTGCTAACGCCATAAATGAATCTACTTAAAGAGTGGAGAGTCTCACCCAACCCATGCCATATATTTACTGTGTGAGTGCGTCTGTTGTTTTTAGGCTGTTGTATTAAATACATtgatcatgaaaaaaaaatgcatcaggATGTAAATGGCTTACCACCGCTGCTAAATAGTTTCCTGGGGAAAACCCTGTCAGCTTTGAACCGTTGACATGGTTAAATGTCGTGATAACATGTCATGTCTTTTCATCCAAAGTGGGTTTGATGAGGATTCATGAAAGTGGTGCCAAACACAAGTCCTCTTTCTTCCCACCTCCGTGGATGAACATGAGCACGTTTGTATgtttcaaactgcagcagatcCTCAGATTTCACACCAAGCTACTTTGACCGAGTGAGGTTATTTCACAGGTGTTGCTGCGTTTTTCGAGGAAATCATGCAAATCATGCAACAGGGCTAAACATCGGGTGGCCTTGTCTTTCATTAACAACAGTGACAGATGTTTGACCTAAATCTCAGGAGTACCAGCAACCTCAGCATTACTAATTTTCCTGTTTCAGATAGCTAACAAGCCAGTTTGGCATAACATGGATTCCCAAGTGATGCAGACAGTAAATAAAGTAGAAAAATTAAATAACGtcagaaaagggaaaaacagaAGTGAGAACCAGCTGAGTGAAAGACGCCGTCCTCTGCTCATTAACATGGCtgctgtttacagtgtgtgtcatGTGAAGTAACTGTCTCGAAACAGGACTTtatttgactgagctgaatgTTTGTAAATGTTGATTAAGCCTCAGGTTTGTTAGTTTTTAGTTGTCAGGCTTTTTGTACGAGTCTTGTGttagaattttatttttttttatatttacattcGCCTGACTTCTCTTGTTCTGACTCGTCTGTCGGTTTCCTCCGCAGTGGCCTGGCTGTACATGGTGGCTCACTGAGGAGAACGAGACGAGTCCCGGCGACTGTTGGTTGGTGGGCTGCGTCCGTGGTTGCCACGGTAACTGGCGACCATGCCAGGAGGTCGCAGGGGtcccagcagacagcagctaaGTCGCTCTGCTCTGCCGTCCCTGCAGACTCTGGTTGGAGGCAACCTCGGCAATGGCACAGGCTTCAGGAACAGGTGTGGGCGCGAATGAATTTCAgtgcttttacattttaaacCTCAGTTTCTGTGACCGCTTTGTAACCTGATGTCTGTTTTACACTGTAAATTTTGTGACAGAAAGGCTTTAATGTAACTGTATTCAGACATACTTCTGGAGCATTATCGGCCTCATTcatcatttgtttgcttttttttacaCGTCAGTAGGAAATCTAATCCCTTAAATTAATCTTtcaacaattagttgattaatcaaagaaaataaaatttaatcAGCAACATTTGGataattgattcattgtttcagcCATTTTCCCATTTTAAATGATTatgaactgaatatctttgggttttgtacCATTGGTCCCTCAAAACAAGAgatttgaagacgtcaccttgaACTGTGAAGGACCTCTTTCGCAATTGTTTGacatttaaattacaaaatgaCTAACAAAGCCAAGCCTGTGAGAGAGTTCAGGTGGCTGTCTTGAGTCTGCCGCCACACTCAAATGTCATTCGTCCCTCACTTCAAGTGTCCCCCACGGCCTGTTAATCATGAAAAGGCACTTAAACCGTCTCGGCTGCTCCTGCTCTTTGCTTAGTATTTCAGAAGCTCCATCTCCACCCCAGCATCCTCCTGTAGCTTCTACGTCCCCACGGGGAGATTTGAGTGTTGTCTGCCCCTGCAGAGCTGAGCTCTGGTCGGAGCTTAGACACCAAACACAGACTAAACATGTTCAACGTTCACACATTAATATATTCCAGCTGGCTGACTgtaatgagagaaagaaaaagaaaattatcTTTATTTACGGCTCTAAATCTAACAACATCTTTTGTTAAACCAAACATTTTGCATTATTTCAGATCTTGAAGACGGATAAAATCTACTGTTCTGTGCATGAAAATGCTTTAACTGTATCCTCTTTAGAGCtgaattaacatttatttaattattggtGAACGTACggattattttctttgtgaGTTCATTCAAGTCAATCAAATGTCACAACAttgtaatataaaaaaaatggcatAACAAGTCCCTAAAGCCCAAAGTGTCTTGgcaaagaagacaaaagacacCAATTTTTTATCATGTGAAACCAAGAAATCAgcaaatcaaattcaaaattaACTGAAAATAGTAGcggattaattttctgttgattggcTGCTTAAATTACTCATTATTTGCTCTGGGTCTCTTAAAACTGCTTGAGGAGTAGAAAACTTTCCTGTGTCAATGCTTCTGTAATTTTTGCTCCACGCTGCATCACAGATGTCTCTCTCTGAGAGTTTGCGTTAATTGTCTTCTCCCAGGAGCAGTAACTCGGTGGGTCTGTCTGCGCCGCCCCTCTCGGCCCTCATTACTCCTGAGCCGGTCCGTCACTCCAGGATCCCCGAGCTGCCGTTGGACAGCAGCCTGCTCTTTGAGTTCCTGCTCTTTCTTTACTTGCTGGTGGCCTTGTTTGTCCAGTACATAAACATCTACAGGACGGTGTGGTGGTACCCGTACAGCCACCCTGCTGCCTCTACCTCGCTCGTAagaacacacactcttcacacacatgctgcttcTGCTTTCTCAAGTTAAACAGTGATAGACCCAAAATTAAAGCCTACACTCACCCTAAACTTTAACACTTGACATCCCAAAACAAAGAGCtcgttttgtttttaagcttACCCTGAATTAGGTTTTGCAAAGGTGACAGCTTCTGCAGGTCGCTGTGAACACCAACCCTGATCTGTCCATTTAGAGCTCATGACAGATTTTTATGTGGCAGGTTCAGGTCTAACTTGAATATGTaagatttcaaaatgttttttgtggaAAACTGATGACGAATGAGTGAAAGAATGTGTTATCCTCCCACAGAACTTTCATCTAATGGACTACCACCTGGCTATCTTCATCACAGTCATGTTGGCCAGGAGGCTTGTTTGGACAATAGTTTCAGAGGTGAGTGCACAGATCTGTTTAGACAAGCAGCCAACACGCTTGAATGCACATAGTCCCTGTGGGAGTCAAACCTTACTGAGGGCAGTGCTGCCGCTCTGTGCTCATTCTGTCGTCTGTCTCGTCCAGGTGTCTCAGAGCAGCGGTGGATCACTGCTCCGCTATGTGGTTCTGATCGCAGCTCGGCTCAGCCTGCTGACCATGTGTGGATGGGTGCTCTGCTGGACGCTGGTCAACCTCTGCAAGAACCACTCTGTGCTCAACCTGCTCTTCCTGGGATACCCGTGAGTCTttgaccccccccaccccccaccccccctccacccactAAAGGCCACAATAAGCTCGTAGAAGCTGTCATCTGACCGTATTTCAAAGCGAATGTATTTACACCTGTTCTGTTCTGAAAGGCTGCAGTTAAATGAGGGACAAAAGGTCTGAGGAGTGAGATGCAGTGTTTCGTACAAATGGGGATAACAGCGCACACTTTCTCTCCTCATTCATggtcattcacacacaaactgaagtcGATGTGTGAAGCTCAAACTCTGCTCACTGTGTGAAGGTCAAACGTTACAGAAAGAGTCTGATGCAGCCCCTGATTCTGACGATGTAAAGACGTGGGCTGTAGTTGCTCGTTTGAAAGCGCTTTGTTTGAAATATAGTGACTCAcctgcacgcacaaacacacacccacacacatatggaCCAGAGCCAGAAGCTCCGTATCCATCCAAATGTATCGGAAATTGTAATCAGCAAAAGAAATTGTGAACAGTAGGTGGCACCAGTTCTCCGGTGTGGTGTGATCCTGCCATGGCAGAAGAAGTAAGTAGCCGATGTGGGAAAAATGCTGGACGTATTGCATTTGTCCTTGTTTCATGTACAACTCTGATGAACTTAAGAGTTTTTTCGTCACTTCACACTGATCTGAATTTTTAGTGGAGCAGCGGCTTCAGTGGATGTTTAAGTCACGCGCTTCATATATGCCACGATTTATTCACTGTTTCCATTTGCTGTAGTTTGTTTTTATGGATACACCAACTTTTTCCCCTCAGCCAAACATCAGATCTTTTATGTAATATTTCAagattttttaaatgtaaaaattttAAATGGGTTAATGGAAATGCATCTAAAACAGTGGCCGGTTGAAATCTAACTTGCCACCCGTGTGTGAAATCTTTTTGATGCACGAGAACCACAATACTCTGATCCCACATCTGTCATATTGACACCTGACCCAGGTTCAGTTATGTGCCACCAGTTTTTCTAGTTACTGTGGAGTTGGAAGAAATAACTAAAAACTTAATTTCACACaaatttctttgtcttttcattctGTGTATGTGCCAAAAAGGTGAAGGAGTGAATCGtatataaaacattttcatacacaaacatgaaattGCTGCTGGTGGAAGAAAAATCTAAACTTATCAAcatgaacccccccccccccccccaatcgATCCTGATTGTCAGAACAAATGGTTCACATAGCTGTTCAGCTACAATGCAGTAATACTCTGACAGTGGCCgtgatgcttttgttttctgtgtgtgctaaTGGAAATGGAAGTTGTGGACCCACCCTCTCTTAATATGTCTCACCCTTTTAAATATGCATGATATACATCTCCTTCTCATCTTGCCATCATTGGAAACTAAaacctgctgctctgttcttttgtctttgttcacTCACCGCCCTCCTTCCATGCCAGATTTGGTGTGTACGTCCCGCTTTGCTGTTTCCAtcaggaaggagggaaaagcCAAACGGCTCCGGCCGACTGCGATTACCCGGCCGACCACCAGCAGGCTGAACTCACGGAGACCCCGTTCTTTCGCCCACGtgacttcctcttcctgttacGGGAGAACCTCAGAGAGCAGTTCTCCAGCCCCCCACACATGCCGATTCACACCtgcccaccacacacacactcgcacacaccgGAGTTGATTcgagcagaggtggaggagctgaagagcgACTTCAACCGGCGAATCAAGGAAGTGCTGTTCAACTCCCTGTTCAGTGCTTACTACGTAgccttcctgcctctctgcttcGTCAAGGTTGGTGTCAGTTTTCCCCTCTGagattttattgttgatgttcaggctcctgttttttcccccagaGCTCATGCTCCACCATCCCTTCAGTACCTCTCCAGTTGCATACATTCTTGAGTTTATCTTTCTCTAACAGTGTTCTTTATATCCACAGAGCACCCAGTACTATGACATGCGCTGGTCATGTGAGCATCTGATCATGGTGTGGATCAATGCGTTCGTGATGCTGATGAGTCAGCTGCTGCCCCCCAGCTACTGCGACCTGCTGCATCGCTCGGCGGCTCACTTGGGCCGCTGGCAGAAGCTGGAGCACGGCTCGTACAGCAACACGCCTCAGCATGTGTGAGTGGCCCTTTGTGTGcgcacatttttacacacatggaggtttaaaaaatgtctgtcCTTGTCTAACCGTGGTGCCGACCTGTTCTGCAGGTGGTCGGAAAGTACCATTTGGCCTCAGGGGGTGTTGGTACGACACAGTCGATGTC contains:
- the tmem39a gene encoding transmembrane protein 39A, encoding MPGGRRGPSRQQLSRSALPSLQTLVGGNLGNGTGFRNRSSNSVGLSAPPLSALITPEPVRHSRIPELPLDSSLLFEFLLFLYLLVALFVQYINIYRTVWWYPYSHPAASTSLNFHLMDYHLAIFITVMLARRLVWTIVSEVSQSSGGSLLRYVVLIAARLSLLTMCGWVLCWTLVNLCKNHSVLNLLFLGYPFGVYVPLCCFHQEGGKSQTAPADCDYPADHQQAELTETPFFRPRDFLFLLRENLREQFSSPPHMPIHTCPPHTHSHTPELIRAEVEELKSDFNRRIKEVLFNSLFSAYYVAFLPLCFVKSTQYYDMRWSCEHLIMVWINAFVMLMSQLLPPSYCDLLHRSAAHLGRWQKLEHGSYSNTPQHVWSESTIWPQGVLVRHSRCLYKAVGPYNVALPSDVSHARFYFLFHKPLRILNLLIWIESSVVLYQLYSLLRSERWNHTLSLGLILCCNYYVLFKLLRDRIVLGKAYSYPLSSNSLGLKSQ